From one Lycium ferocissimum isolate CSIRO_LF1 chromosome 5, AGI_CSIRO_Lferr_CH_V1, whole genome shotgun sequence genomic stretch:
- the LOC132055302 gene encoding uncharacterized protein LOC132055302, translating into MWSIEALGVVFLVWLLHVSEASVHDYSGEKFVSKGNAFVVHGGSEGIYSSLPNLTQSSPSNTDSFIRFEKIVFRRPKEFSNFSSDPIHAIVFEVDDRETIGGSAYGGQRAVCCTADLAKLGVCTQGQIIHRPSANNPGWPKVFSASFSNDGVDVALQSRSIPITKTGMYNVYFIHCEPNLKEITVEGKTIWKNPTGYLPGRMAPLMNFYGFMSLAFVLLGIFWFSQYARFWREIIPLQNCITLVITLGMLEMAFWYFDYAEFNETGVRPTGTTVWAVTFGTVKRTVSRLVILMVSMGYGVVRPTLGGLTSKVLLLGGTFFVASEVLELVENVGAVSDLSGKARLFFVIPVACLDAFFILWIFTSLSATLNKLQARRLLAKLDIYRKFTNALAVAVIVSVGWTCYELYFKSTDVYNERWQNAWIIPAFWQVLSFSLLCIICALWAPSQNSMRYAYSDDGEEFDKDVTLTLIKPSPLLPKDVRSQPEVRPTLGNNELSNGDEVEDKTE; encoded by the exons ATGTGGTCAATTGAAGCATTAGGAGTAGTATTCCTTGTATGGTTGCTCCATGTCAGTGAAGCTTCAGTGCATGACTACAGTGGGGAGAAATTCGTGAGCAAGGGCAATGCTTTTGTAGTCCATGGAGGTAGCGAAGGAATTTACTCCTCTCTTCCTAACCTCACTCAATCATCTCCTTCTAACACCGACTCTTTCATTCG GTTCGAAAAGATTGTATTTCGGAGGCCAAAAGAATTCTCAAACTTTAGCTCAGACCCAATTCATGCAATTGTTTTTGAGGTGGATGATCGAGAGACAATTGGGGGCTCTGCCTATGGTGGCCAAAGAGCTGTTTGTTGCACAGCAGATCTTGCAAAACTTGGAGTTTGTACACAAGGGCAAATCATTCACCGTCCATCTGCTAATAATCCCGGATGGCCTAAAGTTTTTAGTGCCTCATTCAGCAATGATGGGGTTGATGTAGCATTGCAGTCAAGATCAATCCCGATTACAAAAACTGGGATGTATAATGTGTACTTTATTCACTGTGAACCAAATCTTAAGGAAATTACTGTTGAAGGGAAAACCATATGGAAGAATCCTACTGGTTACTTACCTGGTAGAATGGCTCCTCTTATGAACTTCTATGGGTTCATGTCTCTTGCATTCGTGTTACTTGGGATCTTTTGGTTTTCGCAGTATGCAAGATTCTGGAGAGAAATTATTCCTTTACAAAATTGTATTACACTCGTTATAACACTGGGCATGCTTGAAATGGCATTTTGGTACTTTGACTATGCTGAATTCAATGAAACTGGAGTCAGGCCCACTGGTACCACTGTATGGGCTGTGACTTTTGGTACAGTGAAGCGCACAGTTTCACGTTTGGTCATTCTGATGGTCTCTATGGGCTATGGTGTCGTTAGACCTACCCTAGGTGGTCTCACCTCAAAGGTCCTTTTGCTTGGAGGAACATTCTTTGTGGCTTCTGAAGTGCTTGAACTGGTAGAAAATGTTGGTGCTGTCAGTGATTTATCAGGAAAAGCAAGGTTATTTTTTGTAATTCCTGTGGCATGCTTGGATGCTTTCTTTATCCTTTGGATATTCACCTCCCTGTCGGCAACTTTGAACAAGCTTCAG GCTAGAAGGTTGTTGGCCAAATTAGACATTTATCGCAAGTTCACAAATGCATTGGCTGTCGCTGTTATTGTATCTGTTGGATGGACGTGCTACGAG CTATACTTCAAGTCCACTGATGTGTACAATGAGCGATGGCAAAATGCCTGGATTATTCCTGCCTTCTGGCAAGTGCTATCTTTCTCTCTCCTTTGCATCATCTGCGCTCTTTGGGCGCCATCTCAAAACTCCATGAG ATACGCCTACTCCGATGACGGTGAAGAGTTCGACAAGGACGTTACATTGACGCTCATAAAGCCCTCTCCTCTGCTGCCAAAGGATGTTAGAAGCCAACCTGAAGTGAGGCCAACACTGGGTAACAATGAGTTATCTAATGGTGATGAAGTAGAAGACAAGACAGAGTAA